From a single Sulfurimonas sp. genomic region:
- a CDS encoding VWA domain-containing protein: MTFLHPEFLYYLLPPMFILFGLLLTQKESQAHFFSDHVMDKLRVSANMLTLKARNALFLLTGILLVVALAEPVIKDGTIKVKAKSADIMIALDISDSMLAEDVYPSRIELAKKKALTLLEDAPNERFGIVAFAKNSYLVSPLSFDSGAVAFLLSKLDTSSITQKGTDFLSMLEVVANSQTKSEKKYLLILSDGGDARDFSKEIEYAKEKEIVVFILGVGTQKGAPVKQVDGTYIKYKGDIIISKLNEDISSLATKTGGVYIQNTTSDKDIQTMYEEIQSHSEKKELKSQEIQKYIPLFYYPLGLAMFILLIATSSMSKRVTVNVPNIFLVFVVLGASADLKAGILDFMELDKAKKAYEAGEYEKSAKVYEKYASEHNNGQSYFNAANSYYKQNNYKKALEYYEKAVFDDKYQRAKNFANMGNAYARTNSLEKAKESYEKSLEIKEDKEVRENLEAVKKELDKQKQDKQEQQNNQNKEQNQKENKDQKDQKNNKDQKSQENKNKDSENNSEDKQDKAKQKDKKEESKSQKQQNKEDKKHKNDQQQEKEQASAEIKQMSDAEMKKWIEQLKNKQNTYLYQLNKPQERQNENEKPW, encoded by the coding sequence ATGACGTTTTTACATCCTGAGTTTTTATACTATCTTCTTCCACCGATGTTCATACTTTTTGGACTGCTTTTAACTCAAAAAGAATCACAGGCACATTTTTTTAGCGATCATGTTATGGATAAGTTAAGGGTTTCTGCAAATATGCTTACGCTAAAAGCAAGAAATGCACTTTTTTTACTTACAGGAATTCTTCTTGTTGTAGCACTGGCAGAGCCTGTTATAAAAGACGGGACGATCAAAGTTAAAGCTAAAAGTGCAGATATTATGATCGCACTCGATATTAGTGATTCTATGCTTGCAGAAGATGTATACCCATCACGAATAGAGTTAGCAAAGAAAAAAGCACTAACACTTCTTGAAGATGCACCTAATGAGCGTTTTGGTATTGTAGCATTTGCTAAAAATTCATACCTTGTGTCTCCACTTAGTTTTGACAGCGGTGCTGTTGCATTTTTGCTATCAAAACTTGATACATCATCAATTACTCAAAAAGGGACAGACTTTTTATCTATGCTTGAGGTTGTTGCAAATTCTCAAACTAAATCTGAAAAAAAGTACCTGCTGATATTAAGTGATGGCGGTGATGCAAGAGATTTTAGCAAAGAGATAGAGTATGCAAAAGAGAAAGAGATAGTTGTATTTATACTTGGTGTAGGGACACAAAAAGGTGCACCTGTAAAACAAGTAGACGGCACTTACATAAAATACAAAGGTGACATTATCATCTCAAAACTAAATGAAGATATATCTTCATTAGCAACTAAAACTGGTGGTGTGTATATTCAAAATACAACTTCAGATAAAGACATACAAACTATGTATGAAGAGATCCAAAGTCATAGTGAAAAAAAAGAGTTAAAAAGCCAGGAGATTCAAAAATATATCCCACTGTTTTACTATCCTTTAGGACTTGCGATGTTTATACTGTTGATCGCTACAAGCTCAATGAGTAAACGTGTGACAGTTAATGTTCCAAATATCTTTTTAGTTTTTGTAGTGCTTGGAGCTAGTGCTGATCTTAAAGCCGGTATTTTGGACTTTATGGAGCTGGATAAAGCTAAAAAAGCATATGAAGCAGGGGAGTATGAAAAATCTGCAAAGGTATATGAAAAGTATGCCTCTGAACATAACAATGGGCAAAGTTATTTTAATGCTGCAAACTCTTACTATAAACAAAATAATTATAAAAAAGCTTTGGAGTATTATGAAAAAGCAGTATTTGATGACAAGTATCAAAGAGCAAAAAACTTTGCAAATATGGGTAATGCATATGCAAGGACAAATTCATTGGAAAAGGCCAAAGAATCATATGAGAAATCTTTAGAGATAAAAGAGGACAAAGAGGTTAGAGAAAATCTTGAAGCTGTAAAAAAAGAGCTTGATAAACAGAAGCAAGATAAGCAAGAACAACAAAATAATCAAAACAAAGAGCAAAACCAAAAAGAGAATAAAGACCAAAAAGATCAAAAAAATAATAAAGATCAAAAATCTCAAGAGAACAAGAATAAAGATTCAGAAAATAACTCTGAAGATAAACAAGATAAAGCTAAGCAAAAAGACAAAAAAGAAGAGTCAAAATCACAAAAGCAACAAAACAAAGAAGATAAAAAACATAAAAATGATCAGCAACAAGAGAAAGAGCAAGCATCTGCTGAGATCAAACAGATGAGTGATGCTGAGATGAAGAAGTGGATTGAACAACTCAAAAACAAACAAAATACTTACCTTTATCAGTTAAATAAACCTCAAGAAAGGCAAAATGAAAATGAAAAACCTTGGTAG
- a CDS encoding DUF58 domain-containing protein, which translates to MSKLQKILVRARRQVFSEMVGNNPSIFQGEGYDFIELREYMPGDDIRHIDWNITAKMQSPYIKIFREERELNVVLVSILNGSVHFGSKKFKQESIAEIVALLGFSTLKNGDLLSYYSFTDKIDNFYKPSKKIHQIQSITKDILEFDALNKQVDFKFISDTLYKRLKRKSLILFVGDFFEVPDFKLLAKKHEVVSIIVRDKLEEKPPQMGFSSLVDPESGTTLEGDFNSSSVQAYAKKVHEHDHKLFETFRKHQIRFTKVYTEDNPSVKLRRLFEGR; encoded by the coding sequence ATGTCAAAACTACAAAAAATATTAGTACGTGCCCGCCGTCAGGTCTTTAGCGAAATGGTTGGAAATAACCCATCCATTTTTCAGGGCGAGGGTTATGATTTTATAGAGCTTCGTGAATATATGCCGGGTGATGATATACGCCATATAGACTGGAATATTACGGCAAAGATGCAGAGCCCTTATATTAAGATCTTTCGTGAAGAGAGAGAACTGAATGTTGTATTAGTATCTATTTTAAACGGTAGTGTACATTTTGGCTCAAAGAAATTTAAACAAGAAAGTATTGCGGAAATAGTTGCGCTTTTAGGGTTTTCAACTTTAAAAAATGGAGATCTTTTAAGCTATTACAGCTTTACTGACAAAATAGATAATTTTTACAAACCGAGTAAAAAGATACATCAGATCCAGTCAATTACAAAAGATATTTTAGAGTTTGATGCACTAAACAAGCAGGTAGATTTTAAATTTATTTCAGACACTCTCTATAAAAGGCTAAAAAGAAAATCACTTATACTTTTTGTAGGTGATTTTTTTGAAGTGCCTGATTTTAAACTGCTTGCTAAAAAGCATGAAGTCGTATCTATAATAGTCCGTGACAAACTAGAGGAAAAGCCTCCTCAAATGGGTTTTTCATCACTAGTTGATCCTGAGAGCGGGACTACTTTAGAAGGTGATTTTAATTCTTCAAGCGTACAAGCTTATGCAAAGAAAGTTCATGAACATGATCATAAACTTTTCGAGACTTTTAGAAAACATCAGATCCGTTTTACTAAAGTTTATACAGAAGATAATCCAAGTGTAAAACTTCGTCGCTTGTTTGAGGGTAGGTAA
- a CDS encoding prephenate dehydrogenase has translation MNVAIVGLGLMGGSLALSLKKLDFIKKIVGSDHNKAHQSEAIKLGLVDEIVEFEEIKKYDVIFLAIPVDGVIAVLNNLTDIDTTATIVDLGSTKEKIVKAVPDVIRKNFVAAHPMTGTENFGPSAAVEGLYEDKVVVLCDLEDSGELQSDIAKKIFRSLNMKKYFMGSSEHDRHAAFISHMPHAISYSIANTVMNQENKHNILALAAGGFRSMSRLAKSSPNMWEDIFRQNKSNLLEAIELFEDELKQLKSNIQNDNWKEVHQNIENGKKLHDIFD, from the coding sequence ATGAACGTAGCAATCGTTGGTTTAGGGTTAATGGGTGGATCTTTAGCCCTCAGTTTAAAAAAATTAGATTTTATAAAAAAAATTGTCGGAAGTGATCATAACAAAGCTCACCAAAGTGAAGCGATCAAACTTGGACTCGTTGATGAGATAGTAGAGTTTGAAGAAATAAAAAAATACGACGTTATTTTTTTAGCTATCCCTGTTGATGGTGTAATAGCTGTGTTAAATAACCTAACAGATATAGATACAACCGCTACTATCGTTGATCTTGGAAGTACAAAAGAGAAGATAGTTAAAGCAGTACCTGATGTTATTCGTAAAAACTTCGTAGCAGCACACCCTATGACGGGGACTGAAAATTTTGGACCAAGTGCAGCTGTTGAAGGACTTTATGAAGATAAAGTAGTAGTTCTATGTGATTTAGAAGACAGTGGTGAGCTCCAATCTGATATAGCTAAAAAGATATTCCGTTCACTAAATATGAAAAAATATTTTATGGGTTCAAGTGAACATGATCGCCATGCCGCATTTATATCTCACATGCCACATGCCATCTCATACTCTATAGCAAATACCGTAATGAATCAAGAAAACAAACATAACATTTTAGCTCTAGCAGCGGGTGGTTTTCGTTCTATGAGCCGCTTGGCAAAAAGCAGTCCTAATATGTGGGAAGATATTTTTCGTCAAAACAAGTCAAACCTTTTAGAAGCTATAGAGCTTTTTGAAGATGAACTAAAACAGCTAAAATCAAACATCCAAAATGATAACTGGAAAGAAGTTCACCAAAATATAGAAAATGGTAAAAAGCTACACGATATATTTGACTAG
- a CDS encoding AAA family ATPase: MSKLAEIKKEVSKVVVGQEKMIDSLLIALLCEGHILIEGVPGLAKTTTVNALAKSLGLGFKRAQFTPDLLPSDILGAEIYDPQNNAFKIKKGPIFTNLLLADEINRAPAKVQSALLEVMQEKQVTLGDETFKLDLPFFVMATQNPVEQEGVYQLPEAQLDRFMLKLIVDYNTKDEELEIARRISSGNFEEIQAVINKDDLDDLKKQIKNVHVDAEVEEYMIELVNATRHPEEYGLEDLKDFIQFGASPRVSIDMFKAVKAMAFMRDKDFVTPVDVAYIAKELMRHRIVLTYEAEAEGITTDEIIQKVLETVKIP, from the coding sequence ATGAGTAAATTAGCAGAGATTAAAAAAGAAGTAAGTAAGGTTGTAGTTGGTCAGGAGAAGATGATAGATTCTCTTCTTATTGCACTTTTATGTGAGGGTCACATCTTGATCGAGGGTGTACCAGGACTTGCAAAAACAACAACCGTAAATGCACTTGCTAAATCTTTGGGACTTGGCTTTAAACGTGCTCAGTTTACACCCGATCTTTTACCATCAGATATACTTGGTGCTGAGATCTATGATCCTCAAAACAATGCTTTTAAAATTAAAAAAGGTCCTATTTTTACAAACCTTCTACTTGCAGATGAGATCAACCGTGCTCCTGCAAAAGTACAATCAGCTCTACTTGAAGTTATGCAGGAAAAGCAAGTAACACTCGGTGATGAAACCTTTAAATTAGATCTTCCATTTTTTGTTATGGCTACACAAAACCCTGTTGAGCAAGAGGGTGTATATCAACTTCCAGAAGCACAGCTAGACAGATTTATGTTAAAGCTGATTGTTGATTACAATACAAAAGATGAAGAATTAGAGATCGCCAGACGTATATCAAGCGGTAATTTTGAAGAGATTCAAGCAGTGATCAATAAAGACGATCTAGATGATTTGAAAAAACAGATTAAAAACGTACATGTTGACGCGGAAGTTGAAGAGTATATGATAGAACTTGTAAATGCTACAAGACATCCGGAAGAATATGGGTTAGAAGATCTAAAAGATTTTATACAGTTTGGTGCGTCTCCTCGTGTAAGTATAGATATGTTTAAAGCGGTAAAAGCTATGGCTTTCATGCGCGATAAAGACTTTGTAACACCTGTAGATGTAGCCTACATTGCAAAAGAGCTTATGCGTCACCGTATCGTACTTACATATGAAGCTGAGGCTGAGGGTATAACGACAGATGAGATCATCCAAAAAGTTTTAGAGACTGTAAAAATACCATAA
- a CDS encoding VWA domain-containing protein has product MFDGIYFEFPKLVFVIFFFIACASLCKMRLPSIYFPHTASFMKNTASKSKLLFFLKWLSIVMFVMALMSPVKDEPYELEPKDGYEMALVLDASGSMKARGFDMTSPLSTRFDVVKEIVSDFIEKRKNDNIGLIVFGAYSFIASPLTYDENILKGIVKELHIGMAGEKTALYESLAQGVNLLKMSESKSKVIILLTDGYNAPENNFPLDVALDMVKKEKIKVYPIGIGGPNEYNRNVLVQIAQESGGQAFGAANAGELEEVYKRIDELEKSEIKNETFSYLQYYYIYPLFIGFLSLMFYVYMRNKIGASE; this is encoded by the coding sequence ATGTTTGATGGCATCTACTTCGAGTTTCCAAAACTTGTATTTGTCATTTTTTTCTTTATAGCTTGTGCTAGTTTATGTAAAATGAGGCTGCCTTCTATTTATTTCCCTCATACTGCATCATTTATGAAAAATACAGCCTCTAAATCAAAACTGTTGTTTTTTCTCAAATGGCTATCTATTGTTATGTTTGTTATGGCTTTAATGAGCCCTGTAAAGGACGAACCGTATGAATTAGAACCTAAAGACGGTTATGAGATGGCACTTGTTTTAGATGCATCAGGTTCTATGAAAGCCAGAGGTTTTGATATGACTTCACCATTATCCACAAGGTTTGATGTAGTAAAAGAGATAGTAAGTGATTTTATTGAAAAAAGAAAGAATGATAACATCGGTCTTATAGTTTTTGGCGCATACTCATTTATAGCATCTCCTCTTACTTATGATGAAAATATTTTAAAAGGTATTGTGAAAGAGTTGCATATAGGTATGGCAGGTGAGAAAACAGCACTTTATGAATCACTTGCACAAGGTGTTAACCTTTTAAAAATGAGTGAATCAAAGTCAAAAGTGATCATTCTTCTTACAGATGGTTATAATGCTCCTGAAAATAACTTTCCTCTTGATGTAGCACTAGATATGGTAAAAAAAGAGAAAATTAAAGTTTATCCAATAGGTATAGGCGGACCAAACGAATACAACAGAAATGTATTAGTACAAATAGCACAAGAGAGTGGTGGTCAGGCATTTGGTGCGGCTAATGCAGGTGAACTTGAAGAGGTATACAAACGTATAGACGAGCTTGAAAAGTCAGAGATTAAAAACGAGACTTTCTCATATCTGCAGTATTATTATATATATCCACTGTTTATTGGATTTTTATCATTAATGTTTTATGTATATATGAGAAATAAGATAGGGGCTAGTGAATGA
- the bamA gene encoding outer membrane protein assembly factor BamA — protein MKLLLALLLTLFITQNIFAQTIKEIKYEGVVHISESVALGMLDFSVGDELDVKKVNEAIKKYFDQGYFTDITAEIEDGVLTFYFIEKPLISKVELKGYKESDEDIKDTIIQIKRGSLYDEKKLQAAKKRLIDAMSQDGKIDSVVEIQTEHLENGSIKVTFIANEGEEIIIEKLRYSGVEKLDYEDFDDVIANKEHQWMGWFYGRNDGKMHLQDLEYDHLRIKDYYMQYGFLDAKVEQPFVKADFNNYTAFMSYVIEEGEIYNISGISVSQTKHVIDDEKIKEVISLEVGEPFNIKTFRDDSDKIKRLVADLSYAFVQVVPDLRKNKEDNTVEVVFKVIPGDKVKIRNVLISGNNRTLDRIIRRELYLGPGDMYSLTDLTDSRNALGRLGFFEGQTIEEKRVDNQTMDLIVKVKEAPTGNIQLGGGYGSYGGFLVNVAVNDRNIWGSGIDVGIQAEKSETTRNYSFSIANQRLNDSDFSGNFSLSESSYDYNDYTTNSQGVSVGVGHRFSRHISGYLGYGYSKHSYENIETTSIVNPYFFEDYAKSSISLSINFDNTDDYYLPREGQNISQVFEKAGIGSDANYFKSRTKFNIYKGLDDYIGFDAILRYKSRYYLAVDTGYLPVSEKFYMGGIGSVRGYESYSIAPYEIYKDPITGYPNTIKTGATQTFSNSFEISLPLVEKAKMRLVTFIDWGFIGDSKLDEFSRGGYGAGIEWFSPVGPIQLMFSKPLNEEIEDNTSAFEFTMGQRF, from the coding sequence ATGAAACTACTTTTGGCTCTACTTCTAACATTATTTATTACACAGAATATTTTTGCGCAAACAATTAAAGAGATTAAATACGAGGGCGTTGTCCATATATCGGAGTCTGTCGCACTCGGTATGCTTGATTTTTCAGTAGGTGATGAACTTGATGTAAAGAAAGTAAACGAAGCGATAAAAAAGTATTTTGATCAAGGCTATTTTACAGATATAACAGCTGAAATTGAAGATGGTGTACTAACATTTTACTTTATTGAAAAACCATTAATATCAAAAGTTGAACTTAAAGGTTATAAAGAAAGCGATGAAGATATAAAAGATACCATCATTCAAATTAAACGCGGAAGTTTATATGATGAGAAAAAACTTCAAGCTGCAAAAAAACGTCTTATCGATGCTATGAGTCAAGATGGAAAGATAGACTCTGTTGTTGAGATTCAGACTGAACATTTAGAAAACGGAAGCATAAAAGTTACTTTCATAGCCAATGAGGGTGAAGAGATTATTATTGAAAAACTTCGATATTCAGGTGTTGAAAAACTTGACTATGAAGATTTTGATGATGTGATTGCAAATAAAGAACATCAATGGATGGGTTGGTTTTATGGTAGGAATGATGGAAAGATGCATCTTCAGGACCTAGAGTATGATCATCTAAGAATAAAAGACTATTACATGCAATACGGTTTTTTAGATGCAAAGGTAGAACAGCCGTTTGTAAAAGCTGATTTTAATAATTATACAGCTTTTATGAGTTATGTTATAGAAGAGGGTGAAATTTACAATATAAGCGGTATTAGTGTAAGTCAGACTAAACATGTAATAGATGATGAAAAGATTAAAGAGGTAATCTCTTTAGAGGTAGGTGAACCTTTTAATATTAAAACATTCCGTGATGATTCAGATAAAATAAAAAGACTTGTAGCAGATCTTTCATACGCTTTTGTTCAGGTTGTTCCTGATCTTAGAAAAAATAAAGAAGATAATACTGTTGAAGTAGTATTTAAAGTTATTCCTGGTGATAAAGTTAAAATTAGAAATGTTCTGATCTCCGGTAATAATAGAACTCTTGATAGAATAATTAGACGTGAATTATATCTTGGACCTGGAGATATGTACTCTCTGACTGATTTGACAGATTCCAGAAATGCCTTAGGTAGACTTGGCTTTTTTGAAGGCCAAACAATAGAGGAAAAAAGAGTTGATAATCAAACAATGGATTTGATTGTTAAAGTTAAAGAGGCACCAACAGGAAACATTCAGCTAGGTGGTGGATATGGATCGTATGGTGGTTTCTTAGTTAATGTAGCTGTTAATGACAGAAATATCTGGGGTTCAGGTATTGATGTAGGTATACAAGCAGAGAAATCGGAAACTACAAGAAACTACTCTTTTAGTATTGCAAATCAAAGATTAAACGATAGTGATTTTAGCGGAAACTTCTCACTTAGTGAATCATCATATGACTACAACGACTACACTACAAATTCGCAAGGTGTGAGTGTTGGTGTAGGTCATAGGTTTTCAAGACACATAAGCGGTTATTTAGGTTATGGATATTCAAAGCACAGTTATGAAAACATAGAAACAACATCGATTGTAAATCCATATTTTTTTGAAGATTATGCAAAAAGTTCTATATCCTTAAGTATTAACTTTGACAATACAGATGATTATTATCTGCCTCGTGAAGGACAAAATATAAGTCAAGTATTTGAAAAAGCTGGAATTGGTTCAGATGCAAATTATTTTAAATCACGTACCAAATTTAATATTTATAAAGGACTGGATGATTACATAGGGTTTGATGCTATATTAAGATACAAATCTAGATACTACCTTGCAGTGGATACTGGTTATTTACCTGTTTCTGAAAAATTTTATATGGGTGGAATTGGATCGGTTCGTGGTTATGAATCATATTCTATAGCTCCATATGAGATATATAAAGATCCAATAACAGGTTATCCAAATACAATAAAGACTGGTGCAACACAAACATTTTCAAATTCATTTGAGATTAGTCTTCCTCTTGTTGAAAAAGCAAAAATGCGTCTTGTAACATTTATTGATTGGGGTTTTATTGGTGATAGTAAGTTAGATGAATTTTCACGCGGTGGGTATGGTGCAGGTATAGAATGGTTCTCTCCTGTTGGTCCAATTCAGTTAATGTTTTCAAAACCACTTAATGAAGAAATAGAAGATAATACATCTGCCTTCGAATTTACAATGGGGCAAAGATTTTAG
- a CDS encoding PAS domain-containing protein: protein MDLSNDKYKDLLQGYKEAVDISSIVTKTDLKGRITYANDKFCEISGYSKDELIGQPHNIVRHPKQDSEAFKDMWETIQAKKTWQGIIKNKHKNGTSYYVHATVVPFLDKNNEIVEYISIRHDITELHNLTEHLEDRVAYEVEKNRKKDIEQIANLNIFLDSIPNPIIVVSEDNIEFVNKAFLNLVSKSRGDLTANTCNLCEFLVTGKDYIDKEEDFVLNKENKVAIQTRHGENIFNLYYEEFQSFNGRPLKMYTLNNITKTEYQKLKISYYNEQLQEYYLRSKKSRKGFIEKENERPEDFETLDTDSHKQVRELSDEERTLLKRVHSDLAVSSKDYTEEINEYTLLEINELTELEDDINELIDQLHAKDEDALHEVALRLLKFSSVLNNLHEFKELAFSISSLANLLDKQKMSELDETIHKKMILFLENIILDLSSWRRIVFIEQSANDIHYMDSSLFSSILQLELIFNEDTKNEDEDDFELF, encoded by the coding sequence ATGGACCTATCTAATGATAAATACAAAGACTTATTGCAAGGTTATAAAGAAGCTGTTGATATCAGCTCGATTGTAACTAAGACGGATCTAAAAGGACGAATTACATATGCTAATGACAAGTTCTGCGAAATATCCGGCTATTCAAAAGATGAACTTATCGGTCAGCCACATAACATAGTAAGACATCCTAAACAAGATTCTGAAGCATTTAAGGATATGTGGGAGACAATCCAAGCAAAAAAAACTTGGCAGGGAATTATAAAGAACAAACATAAAAATGGTACTAGTTACTATGTTCATGCTACAGTTGTCCCTTTTTTAGATAAAAATAATGAGATAGTAGAATATATATCTATACGTCACGATATTACAGAGCTTCATAATTTAACTGAACATCTTGAAGACCGTGTAGCATATGAAGTTGAGAAAAACCGTAAAAAAGACATAGAACAAATAGCAAATTTAAATATATTTTTAGACAGTATCCCAAACCCTATTATAGTTGTAAGTGAAGATAATATTGAATTTGTAAATAAAGCGTTTTTGAATTTAGTATCCAAAAGCAGGGGTGATCTTACAGCTAATACATGCAACCTATGTGAATTTCTAGTCACAGGTAAAGATTACATAGATAAAGAAGAAGACTTTGTTTTAAACAAAGAAAATAAAGTTGCCATTCAAACAAGACATGGAGAAAATATTTTTAACCTTTACTATGAGGAGTTTCAATCATTTAATGGGCGCCCATTGAAGATGTATACCCTAAATAATATTACTAAAACAGAGTATCAAAAACTAAAAATATCATACTATAATGAACAGCTTCAAGAGTACTATTTACGATCAAAAAAATCAAGAAAAGGTTTTATAGAAAAAGAGAATGAACGTCCGGAAGATTTTGAAACTCTTGATACAGATTCTCATAAACAAGTAAGAGAGCTTAGTGATGAAGAGAGAACTTTACTAAAACGTGTGCATTCAGACCTTGCTGTTAGTTCTAAAGATTACACAGAAGAGATCAATGAATATACACTCCTTGAGATTAATGAATTAACAGAATTAGAAGATGATATAAACGAGCTGATAGATCAATTACACGCTAAAGATGAAGATGCACTTCACGAGGTTGCTCTAAGATTACTCAAGTTCTCATCTGTGCTGAACAATTTACATGAGTTTAAAGAGTTGGCATTCTCAATATCTTCGTTAGCCAATCTGTTAGATAAACAAAAAATGTCGGAACTTGATGAAACAATTCACAAAAAAATGATTCTATTTTTGGAAAATATTATTTTAGACCTCTCCAGTTGGCGCAGAATAGTATTTATAGAGCAAAGCGCAAATGATATTCACTATATGGACAGCTCTTTATTTAGCTCAATATTACAACTTGAATTGATTTTTAATGAAGACACAAAAAATGAAGATGAAGATGATTTTGAACTGTTTTAG
- a CDS encoding BatD family protein: protein MKNLGRILIFLTFLTNILNASVVASVDAQKVVKGEMVTLSLKLDGDDIEQPNIQTICGEDIISTNSQTSVEMINGNYNKTYILSYKFLPQKSCEIKPIAIKIGGKTEYTKPIKIDVSDQIITKDSQFVLSLKSSKDEVYVGEGFEVTLLFKQKNNANAVDSKFIPPNLQGFWVKSESKPERYKEDDYTVTKVVYKLAAQREGSLKISQAQIKIASRVNTKDSWGYLIPQVKWRTYFSNELNIDVKQLPSGVDLVGEFEIEAEIDKNSIKQNEAVNLTLKVKGEGNLEDIKTLKPEVEGVSIFDEKVDVSNNILTQKIAFVSEHDFVIPSISLRYFNPKTKEIKTIKTKEFKIEVKGSETKDETLNIKRQETNDKSENNGENSSEELSIFWMVTIFVLGVIVGMAIMLFKTVIKSDKKDSFDIKDEKMLLVKLLPYESDDEVKKFINKIESNIYSTQKEYIDKKELKNLLKRLGIS, encoded by the coding sequence ATGAAAAACCTTGGTAGAATTTTAATATTTTTAACTTTTTTAACAAATATACTAAACGCATCCGTAGTTGCAAGCGTAGATGCTCAAAAAGTAGTTAAGGGTGAGATGGTGACCCTGTCTTTAAAACTTGACGGTGATGATATAGAACAACCAAATATCCAGACTATTTGTGGGGAGGACATAATATCTACAAATTCTCAAACAAGTGTTGAGATGATAAATGGAAACTACAACAAAACATATATACTTTCATATAAATTTTTACCGCAAAAAAGTTGTGAGATCAAGCCTATAGCCATAAAGATAGGTGGAAAAACAGAGTATACAAAACCTATAAAAATAGATGTAAGCGATCAAATAATAACAAAAGATTCACAGTTTGTACTTAGTCTAAAGAGTTCAAAAGATGAAGTTTACGTAGGGGAGGGGTTTGAAGTAACGCTTCTATTTAAACAAAAAAACAATGCAAATGCAGTTGATAGCAAATTTATACCACCTAATCTGCAAGGTTTTTGGGTTAAGTCAGAATCAAAGCCTGAGCGTTATAAAGAAGATGACTATACAGTTACAAAAGTAGTTTATAAACTTGCAGCCCAACGTGAGGGGAGTTTAAAGATCTCTCAGGCACAGATCAAAATAGCTTCACGTGTAAATACAAAAGATTCATGGGGATATTTAATACCGCAGGTTAAGTGGCGTACATACTTTTCTAATGAACTTAACATAGATGTAAAACAGCTTCCAAGCGGAGTAGATTTGGTAGGTGAGTTTGAGATAGAAGCAGAGATAGATAAAAACTCTATTAAGCAAAATGAAGCCGTAAATCTGACTTTGAAGGTTAAAGGTGAAGGAAATCTTGAAGATATAAAAACGCTAAAGCCTGAGGTAGAAGGTGTAAGTATATTCGATGAAAAGGTTGATGTAAGTAACAATATTTTAACTCAAAAAATTGCTTTTGTATCCGAGCATGACTTTGTGATTCCTTCTATTAGTTTGAGATATTTTAATCCTAAAACAAAAGAGATAAAAACTATAAAAACTAAAGAGTTTAAGATAGAGGTTAAAGGCTCAGAAACTAAAGATGAAACTCTAAATATAAAGCGTCAGGAAACTAATGATAAAAGTGAAAATAACGGGGAAAATAGTTCTGAAGAGCTTTCTATATTTTGGATGGTGACAATCTTTGTATTAGGAGTTATTGTAGGTATGGCCATCATGCTTTTTAAAACTGTAATTAAGAGCGATAAAAAAGATAGTTTTGATATAAAAGATGAGAAGATGCTTCTTGTAAAACTCCTCCCTTATGAGAGTGATGATGAAGTAAAAAAGTTTATAAACAAAATAGAATCAAATATATACTCAACTCAAAAAGAGTATATAGATAAAAAAGAATTAAAAAATCTACTTAAAAGACTAGGAATATCCTAG